One genomic window of Leptospira harrisiae includes the following:
- a CDS encoding alpha/beta hydrolase, whose translation MLDNENELESLGPLEVLRVKGDSDAPTVVMFHGYGASAFDLYPIHEVLVTDQKFNWVFPHGHLSVPLMPGYSGRAWFPIDTVALEEAIRKNDFRNFADKDPEGMDVARQAAYLMLDALGVPWNQLILGGFSQGAMLATDLTLRTEEISKGLMILSGALVNESLWNELAPKKSILRFFQSHGEFDPILGYANAKKLEKLLRNAGLLGEFIAFNGGHEIPAPVIQGISRYLNSLS comes from the coding sequence ATGTTAGATAATGAAAACGAATTAGAATCTCTCGGACCTTTGGAAGTACTTCGAGTCAAGGGAGACTCAGATGCACCGACTGTAGTTATGTTTCACGGTTATGGAGCCAGTGCTTTCGATTTGTATCCTATCCATGAAGTTTTAGTCACAGACCAAAAATTCAATTGGGTTTTCCCACATGGGCATTTAAGTGTACCTCTGATGCCTGGTTATTCAGGTCGTGCCTGGTTCCCGATTGATACGGTCGCATTAGAAGAAGCCATTCGAAAAAATGATTTTCGAAATTTCGCGGACAAAGACCCTGAAGGGATGGATGTCGCTCGTCAAGCCGCTTATTTAATGTTAGATGCTCTTGGGGTTCCTTGGAACCAATTGATTTTAGGTGGATTTTCCCAAGGTGCTATGCTTGCTACAGACTTAACGCTTCGAACAGAAGAAATATCCAAGGGACTCATGATCCTATCGGGGGCACTTGTCAACGAATCTCTTTGGAATGAATTGGCCCCAAAAAAATCCATTTTACGATTTTTTCAATCACATGGAGAATTTGATCCTATTCTTGGTTATGCGAACGCAAAAAAATTAGAGAAGTTACTTCGAAATGCGGGACTTTTAGGTGAATTCATCGCTTTTAATGGCGGTCATGAAATTCCAGCACCAGTGATCCAAGGGATCAGTCGTTATTTGAATAGTTTATCGTAA